Proteins from a single region of Argopecten irradians isolate NY chromosome 7, Ai_NY, whole genome shotgun sequence:
- the LOC138327340 gene encoding trimethylamine monooxygenase-like isoform X1, translating into MNGNQRVCLIGAGPGGMSFLYQNEKLKAAGKKYADVVCYEKQSDWGGLWNYTWRTGVDEHGEFCHGGQYIDLWSNGPKECLEYPDYTFEDHFGKSIPCFPPRTVLFDYLQGRWNKYDLRKYVHFNTIVKHVTYNKTTDDFTVLTKDLVNDHDLPPEKFSHVIVATGHFSFPNVPYFEGIETFPGRVLHSHDFRQAREFKGKRILIVGSSYSAEDISMQCRKMGSDKVVISYRRKPMGFKFPDGITERPLLTKIDGNTIHFKDGTTAEVDAIILCTGYLYHFPYLSESLRLKTSLSVYPAGLYKGTLWMVDGNHKVFYLSMQDQYYSFTMFDVQAEWTCAVICGHKKLPDRKEMESDEAKWVKKREAVKDVYDDIALQTEFVCDLAREVGCKYNLDVKALFNKWENEKHVDIVTYRDQVYTSVFTGNPGITHHTPWFSAYDDSLETFVNQTCNK; encoded by the exons ATGAATGGAAACCAACGCGTGTGCCTTATTGGTGCAGGACCCGGTGGGATGTCATTCCTCTACCAAAATGAGAAGTTGAAAGCAGCCGGGAAGAAATATGCGGATGTCGTCTGCTACGAAAAACAGTCCGACTGGGGAGGTCTGTGGAACTATACCTGGAGAACAG GTGTAGACGAACATGGCGAATTCTGTCACGGAGGGCAATACATTGATCTCTGGTCTAATGGCCCTAAGGAGTGTCTAGAGTACCCTGATTATACCTTTGAGGACCATTTTGGGAAGTCCATCCCCTGCTTTCCTCCACGGACTGTTTTATTCGACTACCTGCAAG GGCGTTGGAACAAGTACGACCTCCGTAAATATGTCCACTTCAACACAATAGTGAAGCACGTGACCTACAACAAGACCACGGATGACTTCACAGTCCTGACCAAGGACTTGGTCAATGACCACGATCTTCCGCCAGAAAAGTTCTCTCACGTCATCGTGGCTACTGGGCATTTCTCTTTCCCCAACGTTCCCTATTTTGAAGGAATAGAAACGTTTCCAGGCAGAGTTCTTCACTCGCACGATTTCAGGCAAGCACGCGAATTCAAAGGTAAGCGAATACTGATTGTCGGATCGAGCTACTCCGCAGAAGACATTTCAATGCAGTGCAGGAAGATGGGATCAGATAAGGTGGTTATCAGCTACCGTAGAAAACCTATGGGCTTCAAGTTTCCAGACGGAATCACAGAACGTCCTTTGTTGACAAAGATAGATGGGAATACGATTCATTTCAAAGACGGGACGACAGCGGAAGTGGACGCCATCATTCTTTGCACCGGCTACCTGTACCACTTCCCGTACCTGTCGGAATCTCTCCGTCTGAAGACGTCATTATCCGTGTACCCTGCAGGACTGTACAAAGGCACCTTATGGATGGTTGACGGTAACCACAAAGTCTTCTATCTCAGTATGCAGGACCAGTACTATTCCTTCACCATGTTTGACGTCCAAGCCGAATGGACATGCGCGGTCATTTGTGGACACAAGAAACTTCCGGATAGAAAGGAAATGGAATCCGATGAAGCAAAATGGGTGAAGAAACGGGAAGCTGTTAAGGATGTGTATGATGATATTGCCCTGCAGACAGAATTCGTTTGTGACCTTGCAAGGGAGGTTGGCTGcaaatacaacttagatgtgaAAGCCTTGTTCAACAAGTGGGAAAATGAAAAGCATGTCGATATAGTTACATATAGGGATCAGGTGTATACCTCGGTCTTCACCGGAAACCCAGGGATCACACACCACACGCCCTGGTTCTCGGCTTACGACGACTCTTTGGAAACTTTTGTTAACCAGACATGTAACAAGTAG